The proteins below are encoded in one region of Argonema galeatum A003/A1:
- a CDS encoding WD40 repeat domain-containing protein produces MRPYSQTFDAWIASQQTDESRLLRGQALKDAQIWSQGKSLSDLDYQFLAASVESDRKEVQLTLEAERAKAIEAQLAEQKQRLLQEQQTAKLQRLLLGAISIAFLVSSGLGLFAFRQFREARISEIKALASSSEGLFASNRQLDAMIAAIKAKRKLESLGSVDSKTTEDVEIALRQTVYSNNEFNRLIGHKSGISTVDISPDDRLIATGSSDRTVKLWKRDGTLLKTLKHTATVFRVAFSPDSRLIVAGSLDGIVKLWRIDGTLVKTIQAHKTSVWGVAFSPDGKLIASASGDRTVKLWRLDGTLWKTLIGHKKWVSNVAFSPDSQILASAGGDNTVKLWSVDGKLLKTIEGHQNSIWDVAFCSQGNLLVSVSKDSTAKVWQIDGTLVRTLQSNDAIYGVDCQGKYIATSGKDNQVKIWKIDGTFIRNLKQHRAVIRDVALNSNGLMAASASDDTTVKLWQRNKYLSKPLYGHKDTIWEVATSPDGKSIATVSADNTLKLWLADGTLWQDYKENKYGFRSVGFSPDSKIIVTGSDNGTVQVWDLGDRNKSALRLLRTLKGHGATITAIAIGPDGKNIASAGDNNTIKIWNFDGKLLHTMTVSHQRIWKLAFSPNGQLLASASQDSTVKLWKLDGTAVRTLRGHEDGVWGVAFSPQGNMILSASWDDTIKLWKLDGTLLKTIKAESQGLSRVAFSPDGQIIATGGVDNQVKLWSLEGKLLNKLPGHQGTVISLAFTADGNFLVSGGDDATVMLWDLKQIRTLNELEYACNWVRDYLRTNVEVEESDRHLCDNIRKR; encoded by the coding sequence TTGCGCCCCTATTCTCAAACCTTTGATGCCTGGATAGCTTCTCAACAAACTGATGAATCTCGATTGTTAAGAGGGCAAGCTTTAAAAGATGCTCAAATCTGGTCGCAAGGAAAAAGTTTAAGCGATTTAGATTATCAGTTTTTAGCGGCTTCGGTTGAATCAGATAGAAAAGAAGTACAACTCACTTTAGAAGCCGAACGAGCCAAAGCCATTGAAGCACAATTGGCAGAGCAAAAACAACGATTATTACAGGAACAACAAACAGCCAAATTACAACGATTATTGTTAGGAGCAATTAGTATCGCCTTTCTGGTATCTTCAGGTTTGGGATTATTCGCTTTTAGACAATTCAGAGAAGCCAGGATTAGCGAAATCAAGGCGTTAGCATCATCTTCCGAAGGATTATTTGCTTCAAATCGTCAATTAGACGCGATGATCGCAGCAATTAAAGCCAAACGCAAATTAGAAAGTTTGGGTAGTGTAGATAGCAAAACGACTGAAGATGTAGAAATAGCCTTGAGACAAACAGTTTATAGCAACAACGAATTTAACCGTTTGATCGGTCATAAAAGTGGCATATCTACTGTTGATATTAGTCCTGACGATCGGTTGATTGCGACTGGCAGTAGCGATCGGACCGTTAAACTCTGGAAACGAGATGGTACGTTGCTGAAAACATTAAAACATACTGCAACAGTGTTTCGCGTTGCTTTCAGTCCTGACAGTCGCTTGATTGTTGCGGGAAGTTTAGATGGTATTGTCAAGCTTTGGCGTATTGACGGCACTTTAGTAAAAACAATTCAGGCACATAAAACCTCTGTCTGGGGAGTTGCTTTTAGCCCTGATGGTAAGCTGATTGCGTCAGCCAGTGGCGATCGGACTGTGAAATTATGGCGGCTTGACGGTACGCTCTGGAAAACATTGATAGGACATAAAAAATGGGTTTCCAATGTAGCTTTTAGTCCAGACAGCCAGATACTTGCTTCCGCAGGAGGGGATAATACTGTTAAACTTTGGAGTGTTGATGGCAAGTTGCTGAAAACCATAGAAGGACATCAAAATTCGATTTGGGATGTGGCGTTTTGTTCGCAAGGAAATTTACTGGTTTCAGTTAGTAAAGATAGCACTGCAAAAGTGTGGCAAATAGACGGAACTTTAGTCAGAACGCTTCAAAGTAATGATGCTATTTATGGCGTTGATTGTCAGGGTAAATATATTGCTACCAGTGGTAAAGATAATCAGGTAAAGATTTGGAAAATAGATGGAACATTTATTAGAAACTTAAAGCAGCATCGTGCAGTTATTCGAGATGTAGCATTGAATTCTAATGGTTTGATGGCTGCTTCTGCCAGTGATGATACCACCGTTAAACTCTGGCAACGCAATAAATATTTGTCAAAACCGCTCTACGGTCATAAAGATACGATTTGGGAAGTTGCTACTAGCCCAGACGGGAAGTCGATTGCGACCGTTAGTGCTGATAATACCCTTAAATTATGGTTGGCAGATGGCACACTTTGGCAAGATTATAAAGAAAATAAATATGGTTTTCGCAGCGTTGGCTTCAGTCCAGACAGTAAAATTATAGTGACTGGAAGTGATAACGGTACTGTTCAAGTTTGGGATTTAGGTGACCGGAATAAATCGGCGCTCAGACTGTTGCGAACTTTGAAAGGACATGGGGCTACGATTACTGCTATTGCGATCGGTCCCGATGGGAAAAATATCGCTTCTGCTGGAGATAATAACACTATCAAAATCTGGAATTTTGATGGCAAACTATTGCACACCATGACTGTTTCCCATCAGAGAATCTGGAAATTAGCTTTTAGTCCTAACGGTCAACTCCTAGCCTCTGCCAGCCAAGATAGTACAGTGAAACTTTGGAAACTTGATGGTACGGCTGTGAGAACGTTGAGAGGTCACGAGGATGGGGTTTGGGGAGTCGCTTTTAGTCCTCAAGGAAATATGATTCTTTCTGCTAGTTGGGATGACACTATTAAACTTTGGAAATTAGATGGAACATTACTGAAAACAATTAAGGCAGAGAGTCAGGGTTTATCGCGAGTTGCTTTTAGTCCTGACGGTCAAATTATTGCCACAGGTGGTGTTGATAATCAGGTGAAATTATGGAGCTTAGAGGGAAAGTTGCTGAATAAATTACCCGGACATCAAGGAACAGTCATCAGTCTTGCTTTTACTGCTGATGGTAACTTCCTGGTTTCGGGGGGAGATGATGCCACTGTGATGCTTTGGGATTTAAAACAAATTCGGACGCTGAATGAACTAGAGTATGCTTGCAATTGGGTGCGGGATTATCTGCGGACGAATGTTGAGGTGGAGGAGAGCGATCGCCATTTGTGCGATAATATTCGCAAACGATAG
- the nagA gene encoding N-acetylglucosamine-6-phosphate deacetylase produces the protein MDIINARVPEYKALQQLSIDSGGIIQKIMPMYVAGKPSADKEVVDVNGDWVSLGGVDLQINGALGLAFPDLNPDNCDKLPEICKFLWDRGVDGFLPTLVTTSVENIQRSLAVLADFIVTQLNDRPTAQILGVHLEGPFLNPEKRGAHPSEYLLPLTIDNVKRVLGAYADIVKVITLAPELDLTGEVISYLRSLGIIISLGHSQATAAQAQKAFKLGASMVTHAFNAMPSLHHREPGLLGAAIVDRDVKCGLIADGQHVSPTMLQILLQASSYERGIFLVSDALAPLGLPDGVYPWDTREIEVKNGTARLPDGTLSGTTLSLLVGVQNLVKWGICDREEAIALATVTPRKAIGIKGIIGKPAHQLLRWQMTQPEPSYEPILTWKRLFPSVN, from the coding sequence ATGGATATTATCAACGCTAGAGTACCCGAATACAAAGCTTTGCAGCAATTATCAATTGATTCGGGCGGTATCATTCAGAAAATTATGCCAATGTACGTTGCTGGCAAACCTTCAGCAGATAAAGAAGTTGTAGATGTAAATGGGGATTGGGTTTCCCTGGGGGGTGTCGATTTGCAGATTAATGGGGCGCTGGGCTTAGCATTTCCTGACTTAAATCCAGATAATTGCGATAAACTCCCGGAAATCTGTAAATTTCTGTGGGATCGGGGCGTTGATGGTTTTTTGCCTACTCTTGTCACAACTTCGGTAGAGAACATTCAACGAAGTCTTGCAGTGTTAGCTGATTTTATAGTAACTCAGCTAAACGATCGACCAACGGCTCAAATATTGGGAGTACATTTAGAAGGGCCTTTTTTGAATCCTGAAAAGCGCGGGGCTCACCCATCTGAGTATTTATTGCCGCTGACTATTGATAATGTGAAGAGGGTTTTGGGTGCTTACGCAGATATCGTGAAAGTTATTACTTTAGCACCAGAATTAGATTTAACTGGAGAGGTAATTTCTTATTTGCGTTCTTTGGGCATTATCATCAGTTTAGGACACTCGCAAGCTACTGCCGCTCAAGCGCAAAAGGCATTTAAATTGGGTGCATCAATGGTGACTCATGCCTTCAATGCCATGCCCAGTTTACATCATCGCGAACCTGGATTATTGGGTGCTGCTATAGTCGATCGAGATGTTAAATGCGGTTTGATTGCTGATGGTCAGCACGTATCTCCGACAATGTTGCAAATATTACTACAAGCTAGCAGTTACGAAAGAGGTATTTTCTTAGTTAGCGATGCTTTGGCACCTTTGGGATTGCCGGATGGTGTTTACCCGTGGGATACTCGCGAGATTGAAGTGAAAAACGGCACGGCGAGATTGCCAGATGGAACGCTTTCGGGGACGACTTTATCGTTATTGGTAGGGGTGCAGAATTTGGTGAAGTGGGGAATTTGCGACAGAGAAGAAGCGATCGCACTTGCCACTGTTACACCCCGAAAAGCAATTGGTATAAAAGGAATCATCGGTAAACCTGCTCACCAGTTATTGCGCTGGCAAATGACTCAACCAGAACCGAGTTACGAACCGATACTGACGTGGAAAAGATTATTTCCAAGTGTTAACTAA
- the purE gene encoding 5-(carboxyamino)imidazole ribonucleotide mutase: protein MTQPLVGIIMGSDSDLPTMQGAIAICEEFGIACEVAIVSAHRTPDRMVEYAKSAHQRGIKVIIAGAGGAAHLPGMVASLTPLPVIGVPVASRHLQGLDSLYSIVQMPAGIPVATVAIGNAKNAGLLAVQILATHQPKLLEQVQQYRQSLAESVLQKQAQLDELGYKQYLEKMS, encoded by the coding sequence ATGACTCAACCATTAGTAGGCATTATCATGGGCAGCGATTCCGACTTGCCCACCATGCAGGGAGCGATCGCAATTTGCGAAGAATTCGGCATCGCCTGCGAAGTTGCGATCGTCTCTGCCCACCGTACCCCCGATCGCATGGTAGAATACGCCAAAAGCGCCCACCAACGGGGCATAAAAGTTATTATCGCCGGTGCTGGTGGAGCAGCCCATCTGCCCGGTATGGTTGCTTCCCTGACACCCCTGCCCGTGATTGGCGTACCTGTAGCCAGTCGCCACTTGCAGGGGTTAGATTCTCTATATTCGATCGTGCAAATGCCAGCTGGAATCCCCGTCGCCACCGTCGCCATTGGTAATGCCAAGAACGCCGGACTTTTAGCCGTACAAATCTTAGCCACCCATCAGCCAAAATTGCTGGAACAAGTTCAGCAATATCGTCAAAGTCTAGCCGAATCCGTACTCCAAAAACAAGCACAACTAGATGAACTAGGCTACAAGCAGTACTTGGAAAAAATGTCTTAA
- a CDS encoding GNAT family N-acetyltransferase, which produces MSGDRLTIRPMTLAELELALDWGAAEGWNTGIHDAGAFYAADPGGFLIGEIDGEPISTISAVRYGETFGFIGFYIVKPDRRGQGFGLQTWNEALRLLGDRNFALDGVLAQVENYRKFGFQPAYSHIRYQGTGIAATPPDNIVTLKDIPFADIFHYDNQHFPAPRPAFLQEWVNSPARAGYAYIKDGNLCGYGIIRESRTGLRIGPLFADDAQIAESLFQCLSSLGDGKPIFLDTPDANHQAISLAESYGMKPVFECVRMYTRGIPNINISHIFGTTTLELG; this is translated from the coding sequence ATGAGCGGCGACAGATTGACAATTCGACCAATGACCCTTGCTGAGTTAGAACTCGCCCTCGATTGGGGCGCAGCAGAGGGGTGGAATACCGGCATTCACGATGCAGGTGCCTTCTATGCTGCCGATCCTGGCGGTTTTTTGATTGGTGAAATCGACGGCGAACCCATCAGCACTATTTCGGCGGTACGCTACGGCGAGACTTTTGGCTTTATCGGTTTTTATATTGTCAAACCCGATCGGCGCGGTCAAGGTTTTGGCTTGCAAACTTGGAATGAGGCTTTGAGGTTGCTAGGCGATCGCAATTTTGCCCTCGATGGTGTCTTAGCACAAGTAGAAAACTACCGCAAATTTGGTTTTCAGCCAGCATATAGCCATATTCGCTATCAAGGTACTGGGATAGCTGCTACACCTCCTGACAACATTGTGACGCTAAAAGATATCCCATTTGCAGATATTTTTCATTACGATAACCAACATTTTCCCGCACCTCGTCCAGCTTTCCTACAAGAATGGGTTAATTCCCCAGCGCGTGCAGGCTATGCCTATATTAAGGATGGCAATTTGTGCGGCTATGGAATAATTAGAGAATCCCGCACCGGGTTGAGAATTGGGCCTCTGTTTGCTGACGATGCCCAAATTGCTGAAAGTTTATTTCAATGCCTCAGTAGCCTGGGTGACGGTAAGCCTATATTTTTAGATACTCCCGATGCTAATCACCAGGCTATTTCCCTGGCTGAAAGTTACGGGATGAAGCCAGTATTTGAATGCGTTCGGATGTACACTCGCGGCATACCAAATATCAATATCTCGCACATATTTGGGACAACAACTCTAGAGTTAGGGTAG
- the bchM gene encoding magnesium protoporphyrin IX methyltransferase — protein sequence MNATDDKTIVQDYFNSTGFDRWRRIYGDGEVNKVQRDIREGHKQTVDTVLSWLTFDGNLSKLSICDAGCGVGSLSIPLAQAGAKVYASDISEKMVGEAKERAEAVLANTDNVTFAVQDLEGLSGRYHTVICLDVLIHYPQDKAAEMIAHLTSLAESRLILSFAPHTFALCLLKKIGSFFPGPSKATRAYLHREADVVEILETCGFSVQRSAMTRTRFYFSRILEATRK from the coding sequence ATGAACGCAACCGACGATAAAACCATTGTTCAGGACTACTTTAATTCTACTGGCTTCGATCGCTGGCGGCGTATTTATGGCGATGGCGAGGTGAATAAAGTCCAGCGAGATATCCGCGAGGGACATAAGCAAACAGTTGATACCGTACTCAGTTGGCTGACATTTGATGGCAATCTATCAAAGCTATCAATCTGCGATGCCGGTTGTGGTGTTGGCAGTCTCAGCATTCCCTTGGCGCAGGCGGGAGCTAAAGTTTATGCTAGCGATATCTCTGAAAAGATGGTGGGCGAAGCAAAGGAAAGAGCCGAAGCTGTTTTGGCTAACACCGATAATGTTACTTTTGCGGTGCAAGACTTAGAGGGTTTGAGCGGTAGATACCACACTGTCATTTGCCTGGATGTCCTGATCCACTATCCCCAAGATAAGGCAGCTGAAATGATTGCTCACCTCACTTCTTTGGCAGAGTCTCGTCTAATTCTCAGCTTTGCACCTCACACCTTTGCTCTTTGTTTGCTCAAGAAAATTGGTAGTTTCTTCCCAGGTCCGAGCAAAGCGACTCGCGCTTATCTGCATCGCGAAGCTGATGTTGTCGAAATTCTTGAGACTTGCGGCTTTTCAGTTCAGCGGTCAGCTATGACCCGTACCCGTTTTTACTTCTCCCGCATACTGGAAGCTACGCGGAAATAA